A single window of Treponema denticola ATCC 35405 DNA harbors:
- the cas9 gene encoding type II CRISPR RNA-guided endonuclease Cas9 (Cas9, originally named Csn1, is the large, multifunctional signature protein of type II CRISPR/Cas systems. It is well known even to general audiences because its RNA-guided endonuclease activity has made it a popular tool for custom editing of eukaryotic genomes.), whose translation MKKEIKDYFLGLDVGTGSVGWAVTDTDYKLLKANRKDLWGMRCFETAETAEVRRLHRGARRRIERRKKRIKLLQELFSQEIAKTDEGFFQRMKESPFYAEDKTILQENTLFNDKDFADKTYHKAYPTINHLIKAWIENKVKPDPRLLYLACHNIIKKRGHFLFEGDFDSENQFDTSIQALFEYLREDMEVDIDADSQKVKEILKDSSLKNSEKQSRLNKILGLKPSDKQKKAITNLISGNKINFADLYDNPDLKDAEKNSISFSKDDFDALSDDLASILGDSFELLLKAKAVYNCSVLSKVIGDEQYLSFAKVKIYEKHKTDLTKLKNVIKKHFPKDYKKVFGYNKNEKNNNNYSGYVGVCKTKSKKLIINNSVNQEDFYKFLKTILSAKSEIKEVNDILTEIETGTFLPKQISKSNAEIPYQLRKMELEKILSNAEKHFSFLKQKDEKGLSHSEKIIMLLTFKIPYYIGPINDNHKKFFPDRCWVVKKEKSPSGKTTPWNFFDHIDKEKTAEAFITSRTNFCTYLVGESVLPKSSLLYSEYTVLNEINNLQIIIDGKNICDIKLKQKIYEDLFKKYKKITQKQISTFIKHEGICNKTDEVIILGIDKECTSSLKSYIELKNIFGKQVDEISTKNMLEEIIRWATIYDEGEGKTILKTKIKAEYGKYCSDEQIKKILNLKFSGWGRLSRKFLETVTSEMPGFSEPVNIITAMRETQNNLMELLSSEFTFTENIKKINSGFEDAEKQFSYDGLVKPLFLSPSVKKMLWQTLKLVKEISHITQAPPKKIFIEMAKGAELEPARTKTRLKILQDLYNNCKNDADAFSSEIKDLSGKIENEDNLRLRSDKLYLYYTQLGKCMYCGKPIEIGHVFDTSNYDIDHIYPQSKIKDDSISNRVLVCSSCNKNKEDKYPLKSEIQSKQRGFWNFLQRNNFISLEKLNRLTRATPISDDETAKFIARQLVETRQATKVAAKVLEKMFPETKIVYSKAETVSMFRNKFDIVKCREINDFHHAHDAYLNIVVGNVYNTKFTNNPWNFIKEKRDNPKIADTYNYYKVFDYDVKRNNITAWEKGKTIITVKDMLKRNTPIYTRQAACKKGELFNQTIMKKGLGQHPLKKEGPFSNISKYGGYNKVSAAYYTLIEYEEKGNKIRSLETIPLYLVKDIQKDQDVLKSYLTDLLGKKEFKILVPKIKINSLLKINGFPCHITGKTNDSFLLRPAVQFCCSNNEVLYFKKIIRFSEIRSQREKIGKTISPYEDLSFRSYIKENLWKKTKNDEIGEKEFYDLLQKKNLEIYDMLLTKHKDTIYKKRPNSATIDILVKGKEKFKSLIIENQFEVILEILKLFSATRNVSDLQHIGGSKYSGVAKIGNKISSLDNCILIYQSITGIFEKRIDLLKV comes from the coding sequence ATGAAAAAGGAAATTAAGGATTATTTTCTCGGATTGGATGTAGGAACCGGATCGGTTGGTTGGGCAGTTACTGATACTGACTATAAACTCTTAAAGGCTAATCGTAAAGACCTTTGGGGAATGAGGTGTTTTGAGACGGCGGAAACTGCGGAAGTGAGAAGGCTTCACAGGGGGGCTAGGCGCCGTATTGAGAGAAGAAAAAAAAGAATAAAGCTGCTTCAAGAGCTTTTTTCCCAAGAAATTGCAAAAACAGATGAGGGATTTTTCCAAAGAATGAAGGAAAGCCCTTTCTATGCAGAAGACAAGACTATATTACAGGAAAACACTCTTTTTAATGATAAAGATTTTGCCGATAAGACCTACCATAAAGCCTATCCTACCATAAACCATCTGATAAAGGCTTGGATTGAAAACAAGGTAAAGCCGGATCCAAGGTTATTATACTTAGCCTGTCATAATATTATAAAAAAAAGAGGTCATTTTTTATTCGAGGGCGATTTCGATTCAGAAAATCAGTTTGATACTTCTATACAAGCCCTTTTTGAATATCTGCGTGAAGATATGGAAGTCGATATTGATGCCGATAGCCAAAAAGTAAAAGAGATTTTAAAGGATAGCTCTTTAAAAAATTCCGAAAAACAAAGCCGCCTAAATAAGATTTTAGGACTGAAACCCTCCGACAAACAAAAAAAAGCTATTACTAATTTAATATCAGGCAACAAAATAAACTTTGCCGATCTTTATGATAATCCGGATTTAAAGGATGCGGAGAAAAATAGTATATCTTTTTCGAAAGATGATTTTGATGCTTTGAGTGATGATCTTGCTTCCATTCTAGGAGATTCTTTTGAGCTTTTATTAAAAGCAAAGGCTGTATATAACTGCTCGGTTCTTTCCAAGGTAATAGGCGATGAACAGTATCTTTCTTTTGCAAAGGTAAAAATATATGAAAAGCATAAAACCGATTTGACTAAATTAAAAAATGTTATAAAAAAGCATTTCCCAAAAGATTATAAAAAAGTATTCGGATACAATAAAAACGAAAAAAATAACAACAATTACTCCGGATATGTAGGCGTATGTAAAACCAAGAGTAAAAAACTAATTATAAACAATTCTGTAAATCAAGAAGATTTTTACAAATTTTTAAAAACTATCCTTTCAGCAAAATCCGAGATAAAGGAAGTAAATGATATATTGACCGAAATTGAAACAGGGACTTTTTTACCTAAACAGATATCTAAAAGCAATGCGGAGATTCCTTATCAATTACGCAAGATGGAGCTGGAAAAAATATTATCAAACGCAGAAAAACATTTTTCCTTTTTAAAACAAAAAGATGAAAAAGGTTTATCTCACAGTGAAAAGATTATAATGCTTTTAACATTTAAGATTCCTTATTATATTGGACCTATAAACGATAACCATAAAAAATTTTTTCCCGATAGATGCTGGGTAGTAAAAAAAGAAAAATCGCCTTCCGGTAAAACTACTCCATGGAACTTTTTTGATCATATCGATAAAGAAAAAACAGCTGAAGCATTTATTACAAGCAGAACCAATTTTTGCACATATTTAGTAGGGGAATCCGTTTTACCAAAAAGTTCTCTTTTATATTCCGAGTATACCGTTTTAAATGAAATCAACAATTTACAGATTATCATTGACGGAAAAAATATCTGCGATATTAAACTAAAACAAAAAATATACGAAGATTTATTTAAAAAATATAAAAAGATTACACAAAAACAAATTTCAACTTTTATCAAACACGAAGGTATTTGCAATAAAACTGATGAAGTAATTATTCTAGGTATCGATAAAGAATGTACATCTTCGTTAAAATCATATATAGAACTTAAAAACATATTCGGAAAGCAAGTAGATGAAATTTCTACAAAGAATATGCTTGAAGAAATTATACGATGGGCTACTATCTATGATGAAGGAGAAGGCAAAACAATACTTAAAACAAAAATAAAAGCCGAATATGGAAAATATTGTTCTGATGAACAGATCAAAAAAATTCTAAATCTTAAATTTTCAGGTTGGGGCCGCTTGTCACGCAAATTCCTTGAAACCGTCACATCAGAAATGCCGGGTTTTAGCGAACCGGTAAATATAATAACTGCAATGCGGGAAACTCAAAATAATTTAATGGAGTTGCTTAGCAGTGAATTTACATTTACTGAAAATATTAAAAAGATAAATTCGGGATTTGAAGATGCTGAAAAGCAATTTTCATATGACGGTTTGGTTAAGCCTCTGTTTTTATCACCATCGGTAAAAAAAATGTTGTGGCAGACTCTAAAGCTTGTAAAAGAAATATCGCATATTACCCAAGCCCCTCCTAAAAAAATATTTATAGAAATGGCAAAGGGTGCAGAGCTTGAACCTGCGAGGACTAAGACAAGATTAAAAATTTTACAAGACTTATACAATAACTGTAAAAATGATGCGGATGCTTTTAGTTCCGAGATAAAAGACCTTTCAGGTAAAATAGAAAATGAAGATAATTTAAGGCTTCGAAGCGACAAACTTTATCTTTATTACACGCAGCTTGGAAAGTGCATGTATTGCGGTAAACCGATTGAAATAGGCCATGTATTTGATACAAGCAACTATGATATAGATCATATTTATCCCCAATCCAAGATTAAAGATGACAGTATAAGTAATCGGGTTTTAGTATGCAGCAGCTGCAATAAAAATAAGGAAGATAAATATCCTTTGAAGTCTGAAATTCAATCAAAGCAAAGGGGCTTTTGGAATTTTTTACAACGAAATAACTTTATAAGCCTTGAAAAATTGAATAGGTTAACAAGGGCCACTCCAATCTCGGATGACGAAACGGCAAAATTCATTGCCAGACAGCTTGTAGAAACAAGACAGGCGACAAAAGTAGCTGCAAAAGTATTAGAAAAAATGTTTCCCGAAACTAAGATTGTTTATTCTAAAGCTGAAACCGTATCAATGTTTAGAAATAAATTCGATATTGTAAAATGCAGAGAAATAAACGATTTTCATCATGCTCATGATGCATATTTAAATATTGTTGTCGGAAATGTATATAATACAAAATTTACAAATAATCCTTGGAACTTTATAAAGGAGAAACGGGATAATCCAAAGATTGCCGATACTTACAATTATTATAAAGTTTTTGATTATGATGTAAAAAGAAATAATATTACGGCATGGGAAAAAGGAAAAACAATTATCACTGTGAAGGATATGCTTAAAAGAAATACCCCTATTTATACACGCCAAGCCGCCTGCAAAAAAGGAGAACTCTTTAACCAAACCATTATGAAAAAAGGATTGGGCCAGCATCCTCTAAAAAAAGAAGGTCCTTTTTCTAATATTTCAAAATATGGGGGCTATAATAAAGTCTCTGCTGCATATTATACTCTTATAGAATACGAAGAAAAAGGGAATAAAATACGAAGCTTAGAAACCATCCCTCTATATTTGGTAAAAGACATTCAAAAAGATCAAGATGTATTAAAGAGTTACTTAACAGATCTGCTAGGGAAAAAAGAATTTAAGATTTTGGTTCCTAAAATAAAAATCAACTCCCTCTTAAAAATTAACGGTTTCCCTTGTCATATAACAGGGAAAACCAATGATTCTTTCTTACTGCGTCCGGCTGTTCAGTTTTGCTGTTCAAATAATGAAGTTCTTTATTTTAAAAAAATTATAAGATTCAGTGAAATAAGAAGTCAAAGAGAAAAGATAGGAAAAACAATTTCTCCTTATGAAGACTTATCCTTTAGATCTTATATCAAAGAAAATTTATGGAAAAAGACAAAAAATGATGAAATAGGAGAAAAGGAGTTTTATGACCTTCTTCAAAAGAAGAATTTGGAAATCTATGATATGCTTTTAACAAAACATAAGGATACTATTTATAAAAAAAGACCTAACTCTGCAACTATTGATATCTTAGTCAAAGGAAAAGAAAAGTTTAAATCTTTAATAATCGAAAATCAGTTTGAAGTTATTTTAGAGATTTTAAAACTGTTTTCTGCCACTAGAAATGTATCAGACTTACAACATATAGGCGGAAGCAAATATTCAGGAGTTGCAAAGATAGGAAATAAAATATCTAGTCTTGATAACTGTATTTTAATTTACCAATCAATAACAGGTATTTTTGAAAAAAGGATTGATTTGTTAAAGGTATGA
- the cas1 gene encoding type II CRISPR-associated endonuclease Cas1 — protein MSWRTVVISNRAKLDLHLNHLVVRGEKTQKVFIEEISVLIIETTAVSITAALLNELIKQKVKVIFCDEKRNPASELIGYYGSHDTSEKIRLQIKWDKNIKQLVWTEVVTEKIRQQKYLLEKLNLPQASLLAEYITDIDINDKTNKEAHAAKAYFAALFGAGFSRSLDIPINAALNYGYSILLSAFNREIIANGYITQLGIFHDNMFNPFNLGSDLMEPFRPLVDAEVFKLNPQKFEHEEKLKIVSVINKKVLINNKEHYLNKAIEIFVHSIFDALNEKDISQINFYRNEL, from the coding sequence ATGAGTTGGAGAACCGTTGTTATTTCAAATAGGGCAAAGCTGGATTTACACTTAAATCATCTAGTAGTTCGGGGTGAAAAAACTCAAAAAGTTTTTATCGAAGAAATTTCAGTTTTAATCATTGAAACGACAGCGGTATCTATAACCGCAGCCTTATTAAATGAGCTTATAAAACAAAAGGTTAAGGTAATTTTTTGTGACGAAAAACGAAATCCGGCTTCTGAATTGATAGGATATTACGGCAGCCACGATACCAGCGAAAAAATCAGGCTTCAAATAAAATGGGATAAGAATATCAAACAGCTTGTATGGACTGAGGTCGTAACAGAAAAAATAAGACAGCAAAAATACCTCTTAGAAAAACTGAATCTTCCGCAAGCAAGTTTACTGGCTGAGTATATTACGGATATAGATATTAACGATAAAACAAATAAGGAAGCCCATGCTGCAAAAGCATATTTTGCAGCGTTATTTGGAGCAGGTTTTTCCAGAAGTTTGGATATTCCTATAAATGCCGCTCTAAATTACGGATATAGCATCTTACTTTCTGCATTTAATCGTGAAATAATAGCAAACGGTTATATTACACAACTGGGAATTTTTCATGATAATATGTTTAATCCCTTTAATCTCGGATCAGACCTTATGGAGCCTTTTAGGCCTCTCGTTGATGCAGAAGTTTTTAAACTTAATCCTCAAAAATTTGAACATGAAGAAAAACTAAAAATAGTTAGTGTTATAAATAAAAAGGTGCTCATAAACAATAAAGAGCATTATCTAAATAAAGCTATCGAAATTTTTGTACACAGTATTTTTGATGCTCTAAATGAAAAGGATATTTCACAAATTAACTTTTACCGAAATGAGTTATAG
- the cas2 gene encoding CRISPR-associated endonuclease Cas2, with the protein MRVIVFFDLPVITPENRHNYSVFRKYLIKSGFIMQQKSVYSKLVLNLTNRDSIVKSIEKNKPPEGLVEVLTVTEKQYAKMEIIIGESKTEYLNTDERLVVL; encoded by the coding sequence ATGAGAGTCATCGTTTTTTTTGATTTACCCGTAATAACACCCGAAAATAGGCATAATTATTCGGTTTTTAGGAAGTATCTAATTAAATCCGGCTTTATTATGCAGCAAAAGTCGGTTTATTCAAAATTGGTTTTAAATCTTACAAATAGAGACTCTATTGTAAAAAGTATAGAGAAGAATAAACCTCCAGAAGGCTTGGTTGAAGTATTAACCGTCACCGAAAAGCAATATGCAAAAATGGAAATTATTATTGGAGAATCTAAAACAGAATATTTAAATACCGATGAAAGGCTTGTTGTTCTATGA
- the csn2 gene encoding type II-A CRISPR-associated protein Csn2: MKLVHPDIKNQIIFSENKVNVLTIENKTFFTEFVSELFSQYSGNEGKFILSEDDKELSIPKTCELILNPINLDINNKQNLNKIYSILKQSISDEYNYLKTCTIKSEILKHIDDVLLSLDIPLKRSEELDLISIFKAVNISFETEYTNLLEKIIDYISASVELNQIKCFIFINLKQFLHFKDLSELYKFACYIKTNLFLIEGSYTSTKEDCEKSYIIDKDLCEIY; the protein is encoded by the coding sequence ATGAAACTGGTACATCCTGACATTAAAAATCAAATAATATTTTCGGAAAATAAAGTTAATGTTTTAACTATAGAAAATAAAACTTTTTTTACCGAATTTGTATCGGAGCTTTTTAGTCAATATTCAGGTAATGAGGGCAAATTCATATTATCCGAGGATGACAAAGAGCTTTCTATACCAAAAACATGTGAGTTGATACTAAATCCTATAAATCTAGATATAAATAATAAACAAAATTTAAATAAAATTTATTCGATCTTAAAACAAAGTATTTCCGATGAATATAATTACCTAAAAACATGCACCATAAAAAGCGAAATATTAAAACATATAGACGATGTACTTCTTTCTTTGGATATACCTTTAAAACGGAGTGAAGAACTGGACTTGATCAGCATATTTAAAGCTGTTAATATCTCTTTTGAAACAGAATATACAAATTTACTTGAAAAAATTATAGATTATATAAGCGCTTCTGTGGAATTAAATCAAATAAAATGCTTTATTTTTATAAACCTAAAACAGTTCTTACATTTTAAAGATTTATCCGAGTTATACAAATTTGCCTGCTATATAAAAACAAATCTATTTTTAATCGAGGGGTCATACACATCTACAAAAGAAGATTGTGAAAAATCATATATTATTGATAAGGACCTTTGCGAAATATATTGA